A region from the Acanthopagrus latus isolate v.2019 chromosome 8, fAcaLat1.1, whole genome shotgun sequence genome encodes:
- the c2cd4a gene encoding C2 calcium-dependent domain-containing protein 4A, with the protein MWVVEKIRVSVERSNLPMPSAELSFKISDIMFGEKGDKLKRISLCPNVITPDNIPEFCIPPTIPSLQEMRNTEQSRAARIKVSPCERACPEIEITRHEPVRPHIIQVESVDENPCDGCSDEETTNADPQSQAALSLPHLAKAQTCYGFCTLLESPHTRRKESLFHSDPGSSPLLLPKSRSSVCSKFSPSTSPSSSPSSFSLNSLTSRLSPRGYTLNWQTTLDSDTTSSTESSPFSSPLLTRCPAKSSLFKALSHELLLSRNMRKAMVSRNNSLSTDEGSSTDNSPNVMRRASEGLVEGLPSSYSLAPPNIFPMDLTLHRERVMKERIVPIGKDGSLRLSAEYCSDNQRLRVRLISAEGLYPLSVDPKIINCSVSLSLVPGKVQKQRSTVIRKSRNPIFNEDFFFDSISEEDLSQRSLRFKVVNKMSTLKRDYLLGDCDLPLSSIVTL; encoded by the coding sequence ATGTGGGTGGTGGAGAAGATCCGTGTGTCAGTGGAGAGATCTAACCTGCCCATGCCGTCAGCAGAACTCAGCTTTAAAATCAGCGACATCATGTTCGGAGAAAAGGGTGACAAACTCAAAAGGATTTCCCTCTGTCCCAACGTCATCACCCCTGACAACATCCCCGAGTTCTGCATCCCGCCCACGATCCCGTCCCTGCAGGAGATGAGGAATACGGAGCAGAGCCGGGCTGCTCGCATCAAGGTGTCTCCCTGTGAGAGGGCTTGCCCTGAGATAGAGATAACGCGCCACGAGCCCGTCCGCCCACACATTATCCAGGTGGAGAGCGTGGACGAGAACCCCTGCGATGGCTGCAGCGATGAGGAGACTACCAATGCAGATCCCCAGAGCCAGGCCGCCCTGTCCCTTCCACACCTGGCCAAAGCTCAGACATGCTACGGCTTCTGCACCTTACTGGAGAGCCCCCACACGAGGAGGAAGGAGTCGCTCTTCCACTCTGATCCCGGCTCCTCTCCCCTGCTGCTGCCCAAGAGTCGATCCAGCGTGTGCTCCAAattctccccctccacctcgcCCTCCTCTTCACCTTCCTCCTTCAGCCTCAACTCCCTGACCTCCAGGCTTTCCCCGAGAGGGTACACCCTGAACTGGCAGACCACTCTGGACAGCGATACGACTTCCTCCACCGAATCCTCTCCTTTCAGCTCGCCGCTGCTGACCAGGTGCCCTGCCAAGTCTTCCCTGTTCAAAGCGCTGAGCCATGAACTGCTGTTGTCAAGGAACATGAGGAAGGCGATGGTGTCCAGGAACAATTCCCTGTCCACGGATGAAGGCAGCTCCACAGACAATAGCCCCAATGTCATGAGGAGGGCATCAGAGGGGTTGGTTGAAGGCCTGCCCAGCAGCTACAGCCTGGCACCGCCAAACATCTTCCCCATGGACTTGActctgcacagagagagggTAATGAAGGAAAGAATAGTACCCATAGGGAAAGACGGCAGCCTGAGACTCTCAGCAGAGTACTGCTCAGATAACCAAAGACTACGGGTTCGACTGATCAGCGCTGAGGGCCTCTATCCTCTCTCTGTAGACCCAAAGATTATCAACTGCAGCGTTAGCCTCTCTCTGGTTCCCGGAAAAGTGCAGAAGCAGCGCAGCACAGTCATCAGAAAGAGCCGTAATCCAATCTTCAATGAGGATTTCTTCTTTGATAGTATCTCAGAGGAAGACCTCAGCCAGCGGTCCCTCCGCTTCAAAGTGGTGAACAAAATGTCCACCCTGAAAAGAGATTATCTCCTGGGTGACTGCGATTTGCCTCTTTCCAGCATTGTGACATTATGA